From Drosophila virilis strain 15010-1051.87 chromosome X, Dvir_AGI_RSII-ME, whole genome shotgun sequence, the proteins below share one genomic window:
- the LOC138911131 gene encoding uncharacterized protein, producing the protein MERRRSSSSSSNSSNKNVNGNRIPGTPAAHGFCSLSCQRSTRNADDDDDDNDVNVGNRAASDKPAKQASSSSSSDGSSSQRATGIASDNHNDNVTPIPINGDGRRVVVVGHRDLALQAKPEADGTEPEHTAWTSKHKRMLDSVSISNDDDVAHGQVPLRQGQGKGGAVGRGLYWVEENAAAGNERNNVWLGLGIGIGLVVVVIASACTIKWGQQQLASDEAYFTFGFVFNLTFLYIYIYIFWSAKQS; encoded by the exons Atggaaagaagaagaagcagcagcagcagcagcaacagcagcaacaaaaatgt GAATGGCAATCGAATCCCAGGCACGCCAGCTGCCCATGGTTTCTGCTCACTTTCATGCCAACGTAGCACACGAAATGccgatgatgacgatgacgacaacGACGTTAACGTCGGCAATCGAGCAGCGAGCGACAAACCAGCCAAGcaagcaagcagcagcagcagcagcgacggcagcagcagccagcgagCCACAGGCATCGCCAGCGACAACCACAACGACAACGTTACACCAATACCAATAAACGGCGATGGCCGtcgcgtcgtcgtcgtcgggcATCGTGACTTGGCACTTCAAGCAAAGCCAGAGGCAGACGGCACCGAGCCGGAGCACACGGCATGGACAAGCAAGCACAAACGAATGCTCGATTCCGTTTCCATTtccaatgatgatgatgttgctcaCGGGCAAGTGCCACTGAGGCAGGGTCAGGGAAAAGGCGGAGCGGTGGGTCGGGGATTGTATTGGGTAGAAGAGAATGCTGCAGCTGGCAACGAGCGAAACAACGTTTGGCTCGGTCTCGGTATCGGTATCGgtctcgtcgtcgtcgtcatcgccAGCGCTTGCACAATCAAATggggccagcagcagctcgctTCTGATGAGGCATATTTTACTTTTGGTTTCGTATTTAACCTCactttcttatatatatatatatatatattttggtcAGCCAAGCAAAGCTAG
- the regucalcin gene encoding regucalcin isoform X2 produces MQPKLAQLVTFIILVGFSVPTMSYKVEPLPDSYAGLGEGPHWDEARQSLYFVDLEAGSLLRYDYKQNKTYRTQIEGETLAGFVLPVEGNAQEFAVGCGRRVVIVNWDGVSPSAKVVRTLFEVQSEFKANRLNDAKTDPRGRLFAGTMRYIGDEFEHRHGELYKWEAGGSVSVVKSDVGISNGLAWDEKAKKFYYIDTTDYEVKSYDYNFDTGVASNPKVIYNLRKTSPKDHILPDGMTIDTEGNIYVATFNGATIYKVNPSTGKVLLEIKLPTKQITSVAFGGPNLDILYVTTAAKFNQPAPAGTTYKVTGLNAKGYPGVSLKI; encoded by the exons ATGCAGCCAAAATTAGCCCAATTAGTCACATTCATTATTTTAGTTGGATTCTCGGTTCCAACG ATGTCTTACAAAGTGGAGCCACTACCCGATTCGTATGCCGGTCTGGGCGAGGGTCCGCACTGGGATGAGGCCAGACAGAGCCTGTACTTTGTGGATTTAGAAGCAGGCAGCCTCCTGCGCTACGACTACAAGCAGAACAAGACGTACAGGACGCAGATCGAGGGCGAGACACTGGCCGGCTTTGTGCTGCCCGTTGAGGGCAATGCCCAGGAGTTTGCTGTCGGCTGTGGACGTCGCGTCGTGATCGTCAACTGGGACGGTGTGTCGCCGTCGGCGAAGGTGGTGCGCACTCTGTTCGAGGTGCAGTCCGAATTCAAGGCGAATCGCTTAAATGATGCCAAAACCGATCCACGGGGTCGCCTCTTTGCCGGCACCATGCGCTACATTGGCGATGAGTTCGAGCATCGTCACGGCGAGCTGTACAAGTGGGAGGCCGGCGGCAGTGTGTCGGTGGTGAAGAGCGATGTCGGCATTTCCAATGGTCTTGCCTGGGATGAGAAGGCCAAGAAGTTCTACTATATCGATACCACCGATTATGAGGTCAAGTCCTATGACTATAACTTCGATACTGGCGTCGCCAGCAATCCCAAGGTAATCTACAATTTGCGCAAGACCAGTCCCAAGGATCATATCCTGCCCGATGGCATGACCATTGATACCGAGGGCAACATCTATGTGGCCACATTCAATGGCGCCACCATCTACAAGGTCAATCCAAG CACCGGCAAAGTCCTGCTGGAGATTAAGCTGCCCACCAAGCAGATCACTTCGGTTGCCTTCGGTGGACCCAATCTGGACATTCTATACGTGACCACCGCAGCCAAATTCAACCAGCCCGCGCCAGCTGGCACCACCTACAAGGTGACGGGTCTCAATGCCAAGGGCTATCCCGGCGTCAGCCTAAAGATCTAA
- the regucalcin gene encoding regucalcin isoform X1: MSYKVEPLPDSYAGLGEGPHWDEARQSLYFVDLEAGSLLRYDYKQNKTYRTQIEGETLAGFVLPVEGNAQEFAVGCGRRVVIVNWDGVSPSAKVVRTLFEVQSEFKANRLNDAKTDPRGRLFAGTMRYIGDEFEHRHGELYKWEAGGSVSVVKSDVGISNGLAWDEKAKKFYYIDTTDYEVKSYDYNFDTGVASNPKVIYNLRKTSPKDHILPDGMTIDTEGNIYVATFNGATIYKVNPSTGKVLLEIKLPTKQITSVAFGGPNLDILYVTTAAKFNQPAPAGTTYKVTGLNAKGYPGVSLKI; this comes from the exons ATGTCTTACAAAGTGGAGCCACTACCCGATTCGTATGCCGGTCTGGGCGAGGGTCCGCACTGGGATGAGGCCAGACAGAGCCTGTACTTTGTGGATTTAGAAGCAGGCAGCCTCCTGCGCTACGACTACAAGCAGAACAAGACGTACAGGACGCAGATCGAGGGCGAGACACTGGCCGGCTTTGTGCTGCCCGTTGAGGGCAATGCCCAGGAGTTTGCTGTCGGCTGTGGACGTCGCGTCGTGATCGTCAACTGGGACGGTGTGTCGCCGTCGGCGAAGGTGGTGCGCACTCTGTTCGAGGTGCAGTCCGAATTCAAGGCGAATCGCTTAAATGATGCCAAAACCGATCCACGGGGTCGCCTCTTTGCCGGCACCATGCGCTACATTGGCGATGAGTTCGAGCATCGTCACGGCGAGCTGTACAAGTGGGAGGCCGGCGGCAGTGTGTCGGTGGTGAAGAGCGATGTCGGCATTTCCAATGGTCTTGCCTGGGATGAGAAGGCCAAGAAGTTCTACTATATCGATACCACCGATTATGAGGTCAAGTCCTATGACTATAACTTCGATACTGGCGTCGCCAGCAATCCCAAGGTAATCTACAATTTGCGCAAGACCAGTCCCAAGGATCATATCCTGCCCGATGGCATGACCATTGATACCGAGGGCAACATCTATGTGGCCACATTCAATGGCGCCACCATCTACAAGGTCAATCCAAG CACCGGCAAAGTCCTGCTGGAGATTAAGCTGCCCACCAAGCAGATCACTTCGGTTGCCTTCGGTGGACCCAATCTGGACATTCTATACGTGACCACCGCAGCCAAATTCAACCAGCCCGCGCCAGCTGGCACCACCTACAAGGTGACGGGTCTCAATGCCAAGGGCTATCCCGGCGTCAGCCTAAAGATCTAA
- the Chrac-16 gene encoding chromatin accessibility complex 16kD protein has translation MVDSSKTHEQRKPSADTFLPLSRVRTIMKSSMDTGLITNEVLFLMTKCTELFVQHLAREAYTASSAIQKSDTLKYEHLSQLVNKSKNLEFLLQIVPEKIRVHEFQEMLRLNRSNANASDDDDDETGTESESEDE, from the coding sequence ATGGTTGATTCAAGTAAAACGCATGAACAGCGCAAGCCTAGCGCCGACACATTCCTGCCCCTCAGCCGGGTGCGCACCATCATGAAGAGCTCCATGGACACGGGCCTAATAACCAACGAAGTGCTCTTCCTAATGACCAAGTGCACCGAGCTATTTGTGCAGCACTTGGCCCGCGAGGCGTACACGGCGTCCAGTGCCATACAGAAAAGCGATACGCTCAAATACGAGCATTTGTCGCAACTGGTGAACAAGAGCAAAAATCTGGAGTTTCTGTTACAAATTGTGCCCGAAAAGATACGCGTGCACGAATTTCAGGAAATGCTGCGCCTCAATCGctccaacgccaacgccagcgacgatgacgatgatgagaCTGGCACCGAATCGGAGTCGGAAGATGAATAA
- the Lsm12a gene encoding LSM12 homolog A has product MAAATADVVNAVNDCFSIGSTVLCTTCFKEEVEGEVLAFDHNTKMLILKCHSKTSGELSDVYVMNLSLCSNVQVTKECNGNFIDDPQKLNLEQVKMRLRKTVERRQDYLKSKNADVSPEAQELYRAIAKQLGYNEVSWQGANIQILNEVTVSPPYRVDNVVSSSDNDTACKYIKRIITQFFNTRPSPAQENAHGTASASSASVSPTSSSISSSNAASGSPVPAN; this is encoded by the exons atggcCGCTGCCACCGCCGACGTTGTTAATGCAGTGAACGACTGCTTCAGTATCGGATCCACAGTGCTCTGTACGACCTGTTTTAAGGAGGAGGTGGAGGGAGAGGTGCTCGCGTTCGATCACAACACAAAAATGCTTATATTGA AATGTCACTCGAAAACATCGGGAGAACTGAGTGATGTTTATGTGATGAACCTATCGCTGTGCAGTAACGTGCAGGTGACCAAGGAATGCAATGGAAACTTCATTGATGATCCTCAAAAGCTCAACTTGGAACAG GTTAAAATGCGCCTACGTAAAACAGTAGAGAGACGGCAAGACTATCTCAAGTCCAAAAATGCCGACGTGAGTCCAGAAGCACAAGAGCTCTATCGAGCGATAGCCAAACAGCTTGGG TACAATGAAGTTTCCTGGCAGGGAGcaaacatacaaatattaaacgaAGTTACCGTCTCGCCGCCTTATAGGGTGGACAATGTTGTCTCCAGTTCGGATAACGATACTGCGTGCAAATACATTAAACGAATT ATCACTCAGTTTTTCAACACGAGACCTTCTCCGGCTCAGGAAAATGCGCATGGCACGGCCAGCGCTTCGTCGGCATCCGTTTCGCCCACATCCTCATCTATATCATCGAGTAACGCAGCTTCAGGCTCACCGGTTCCCGCTAActag
- the Tango4 gene encoding pleiotropic regulator 1, producing MEDVQKHSVHTLIFRSLKRTHDLFVSNQGNLPDIDDRLEKLRRSIKARDTYGLVLDRAIKSMDAKKMSALQIDKPLAITDGSMASSDLGTTGTESGSLVRYNRDKEKTPLSGNTSLVRASMPSNSGASNVQLIPKKAPSIPKPKWHAPWKLSRVISGHLGWVRCIAVEPGNEWFATGAGDRVIKIWDLASGKLKLSLTGHVSTVRGVAVSAKHPYLFSCGEDRQVKCWDLEYNKVIRHYHGHLSAVYSLALHPTIDVLATSGRDSTARIWDMRTKANVHTLTGHTNTVASVVAQATNPQIITGSHDSTVRLWDLAAGKSVCTLTNHKKSVRSIVLHPSLYMFASASPDNIKQWRCPEGNFVQNISGHTAIVNCMAANSDGVLVSGGDNGTMFFWDWRTGYNFQRFQAPVQPGSMDSEAGIFALCFDQSGTRLITAEADKTIKVYKEDDEASEETHPINWRPELLKRRKF from the exons ATGGAAGATGTACAAAAGCACAGCGTGCATACGCTTATATTTCGCTCGCTTAAACGCACACACGATCTGTTTGTATCAAACCAAGGCAATTTGCCGGATATTGATGACCGCCT CGAGAAGTTGAGACGCTCAATAAAAGCAAGGGACACTTACGGTTTGGTGCTTGACCGCGCCATCAAATCGATGGACGCCAAAAAGATGTCCGCATTACAAATTGACAAGCCTCTGGCCATCACGGATGGCAGCATGGCGAGCTCGGACTTGGGCACAACGGGCACAGAGTCTGGCAGCCTGGTTAGATACAATCGGGACAAGGAGAAGACGCCATTAAGTGGCAATACCTCATTAGTGCGCGCTTCGATGCCAAGCAACAGCGGAGCCAGCAATGTGCAGCTGATACCAAAGAAAGCGCCCAGCATACCCAAGCCCAAGTGGCATGCGCCATGGAAGCTATCGCGTGTCATCTCCGGTCATTTGGGCTGGGTGCGTTGCATAGCTGTGGAGCCGGGCAACGAATGGTTTGCCACCGGCGCTGGTGATCGTGTCATCAAGATTTGGGATTTGGCCAGCGGCAAACTGAAGCTATCGCTAACCGGGCACGTGAGCACCGTGCGCGGTGTGGCGGTTAGCGCAAAGCATCCGTATCTTTTCAGTTGCGGTGAGGATCGTCAGGTGAAGTGCTGGGATCTGGAATACAACAAGGTAATACGACATTACCATGGCCATCTGTCCGCCGTCTATTCGTTGGCACTGCATCCAACAATTGATGTGCTCGCCACATCCGGGCGTGACTCAACGGCCCGCATTTGGGATATGCGCACCAAGGCCAATGTGCACACATTGACGGGCCATACAAACACTGTCGCTAGCGTGGTAGCACAGGCAACCAATCCACAGATTATAACCGGTTCACATGATTCCACGGTCCGTTTGTGGGATCTGGCTGCCGGCAAAAGCGTCTGCACGCTGACCAATCACAAGAAATCCGTGCGCAGCATTGTGCTGCATCCATCGCTGTATATGTTCGCCTCCGCCTCGCCCGACAATATCAAACAATGGCGCTGTCCCGAGGGCAACTTTGTGCAAAACATTTCTGGCCACACGGCAATCGTTAACTGCATGGCCGCCAACTCGGATGGCGTGCTCGTCTCTGGCGGTGACAACGGCACCATGTTCTTTTGGGACTGGCGTACCGGCTATAATTTTCAGCGCTTCCAGGCGCCCGTCCAGCCCGGCTCCATGGACAGCGAGGCGGGCATTTTCGCCTTGTGCTTCGATCAATCTGGCACACGTCTCATCACCGCCGAGGCCGACAAAACAATCAAGGTCTACAAGGAGGATGACGAGGCCAGCGAGGAGACGCATCCGATCAATTGGCGGCCGGAGCTGCTCAAGCGTCGTAAATTCTAA
- the Usp7 gene encoding ubiquitin carboxyl-terminal hydrolase 7, with the protein MDIETDQSIEAMDTQDTQEVEIITSDLQQQQQQQQQQQQQQQQQQQQQQQQTNSPPQLPKFKNLIHPQLQQQQQQQQQQQQLPSENGNVPPQQLLAESSSTSFGNEQEMPMDDETKEDQFRSETTFSYTVENVGQIKQQHLSQPVYVRMLPWKIMVIPNDRALGFFLQCNGENDSPTWSCNAIAELRLKCHKPDAPPFTRARIKHLFYSKENDYGYSNFITWQELQDPDKYYVNNGSITLEVHVIADAPHGVLWDSKKHTGYVGLKNQGATCYMNSLLQTLYFTNSLRLAVYRIPTEADDSTKSVGLSLQRVFHELQFGDRPVGTKKLTKSFGWETLDSFMQHDVQEFLRVLLDKLESKMKGTCLEGTIPGLFEGKMSSYIKCTNVDYNSTRYETFYDIQLNIKDKKNIYDSFQDYVASETLEGDNKYDAGVHGLQEASKGVIFTSFPPVLHLHLMRFQYDPITDSSIKYNDRFEFYEQINLDRYLAEREKTPADYVLHAVLVHSGDNHGGHYVVFINPKADGRWFKFDDDVVSSCRKQEAIEQNYGGMDDEISFHAKCSNAYMLVYIRQSELDRVLGDIPENEISSDLVERLDLEKRIEMARRKERSEANLYVPIHVILEEYFESQQKRRLFDLEKTHQRPFKLKQNQTVNEMVEMLVKAFGVPRDRMRMWNMCTAQSQKFLHFDFEAEAGRTIEQIPTSQKPWVIFLELAPPDSSVPLLPFNPKTDVLLFLKYYDARNKRLNYIGCTQQPLCRRLSELVPEINRKLGFELDTELTVFDEYADKKIPNINEPIENVLYMPQDHLQGPILIFERENVDAKLDLPTVEDYFLDLVYRIEIIFSDKCNPNEPDFTLELSNRYNYDQLTNAVAERLNTDPQKLQFFMCISNYKETAGNAVPYTYKGTIKDLLSYTKQSTPKRIFYQRLSLSIHELDNKKLFKCIWVSNDLKEEKELVLYPNKNDTVKGLLDEAAKTITFAENSRKKLRLLKVGNHKIVAICKDDIPLETLMKTNESITTTQGTQKIYRIEEIPAEESQLAENELLIPVAHFSKELYNSFGVPFLTKARHGEPYGALKQRIQKRLNVPDKEWENYKFAVITMGHTIDVNDNTSIDLEVYRTWTGGQLPFFGLDHINKSRKRSSLNFSEKAIKIYN; encoded by the exons ATGGACATTGAAACAGATCAGTCTATCGAAGCAATGGACACCCAGGATACCCAAGAGGTCGAGATAATCACAAGTGacctacaacagcaacagcagcaacaacaacaacaacaacagcagcaacagcagcagcagcaacaacaacaacaacagacaaacTCGCCGCCACAATTGCCAAAGTTTAAAAATCTGATACAtccacagctgcagcaacagcagcaacaacagcaacagcagcagcagctacccAGTGAGAACGGTAACGTGCCGCCACAGCAATTGTTGGCAGAGAGCAGCTCCACATCATTTGGCAACGAGCAAGAGATGCCAATGGACGACGAAACGAAGGAGGATCAGTTCCGCTCGGAGACAACGTTCTCCTATACGGTGGAGAATGTCGGGCAGATAAAGCAACAGCATCTGTCGCAGCCAGTCTATGTGCGCATGCTGCCATGGAAGATAATGGTTATACCGAACGATCGTGCGCTGGGCTTCTTTCTGCAGTGTAATGGGGAGAACGATTCGCCCACTTGGTCGTGCAATGCCATTGCCGAGCTGCGTCTGAAATGCCACAAGCCGGATGCGCCGCCGTTTACGCGCGCTCGCATCAAGCATTTATTCTACTCGAAGGAGAACGATTATGGTTACTCGAACTTTATAACCTGGCAGGAGCTGCAGGATCCAGATAAATATTATGTGAACAATGGCAGCATTACGCTGGAGGTGCACGTAATTGCCGACGCACCGCACGGCGTGCTGTGGGACTCCAAGAAGCATACCGGCTATGTGGGCCTAAAGAATCAGGGCGCCACATGCTATATGAATTCGCTGCTCCAGACGctatattttacaaattcaCTACGTTTGGCGGTTTATCGCATACCGACCGAGGCCGACGATAGCACCAAATCGGTGGGCCTATCCCTGCAGCGCGTCTTCCATGAGCTGCAGTTCGGCGATCGCCCTGTCGGCACCAAGAAGCTAACCAAATCGTTTGGCTGGGAGACGCTCGACTCGTTCATGCAGCACGATGTCCAGGAGTTTCTCCGCGTGCTGCTCGACAAGCTCGAATCAAAGATGAAGGGCACCTGCCTCGAGGGCACAATTCCCGGCCTGTTCGAGGGCAAAATGTCATCGTACATTAAATGCACAAATGTCGATTACAACAGCACACGCTACGAGACCTTCTACGATATTCAGCTAAATATCAAAGACAAGAAAAACATCTATGACTCATTTCAGGACTATGTCGCCTCCGAGACACTCGAGGGTGATAACAAATACGATGCCGGTGTCCATGGTCTCCAA GAGGCCAGCAAGGGCGTCATATTCACATCATTCCCGCCGgtgttgcatttgcatttgatgcGTTTCCAATACGATCCGATTACAGATAGCTCGATCAAGTATAACGATCGCTTCGAGTTCTATGAGCAAATCAATCTGGATCGTTATCTGGCGGAGCGTGAGAAGACACCAGCCGACTATGTGCTGCACGCTGTGCTGGTGCATTCGGGCGACAATCATGGTGGGCATTATGTGGTCTTTATCAATCCAAAGGCCGatggtcgctggttcaaatttgATGACGATGTGGTCTCCAGTTGCCGCAAACAGGAGGCCATCGAGCAGAATTATGGCGGCATGGATGACGAGATCTCGTTTCATGCCAAATGCAGCAATGCCTATATGCTGGTCTATATACGGCAATCCGAGTTGGATCGCGTATTGGGCGATATACCCGAAAATGAGATATCCAGCGACCTGGTTGAGCGCCTCGATTTGGAGAAGCGCATCGAAATGGCACGACGCAAGGAACGCAGCGAGGCCAATCTGTATGTGCCCATACACGTAATACTCGAGGAGTATTTTGAGTCACAGCAAAAGCGACGCCTCTTCGATCTGGAGAAGACTCACCAGCGTCCATTTAAGCTAAAGCAAAACCAAACTGTTAACGAAATGGTCGAGATGTTGGTCAAGGCATTCGGTGTGCCGCGCGATCGCATGCGCATGTGGAACATGTGCACGGCCCAATCACAAAAGTTCCTGCATTTTGATTTCGAGGCGGAGGCCGGACGCACCATCGAGCAGATACCCACCTCTCAAAAGCCGTGGGTCATTTTCCTGGAGCTGGCACCGCCCGACAGCAGCGTGCCCCTGCTGCCCTTCAATCCCAAAACGGACGTGCTGCTCTTCCTCAAGTATTATGATGCGCGCAACAAGCGCCTCAATTACATTGGCTGCACACAGCAGCCGCTGTGTCGTCGCCTCAGCGAACTGGTGCCGGAGATTAATCGGAAGCTCGGCTTTGAGCTGGACACCGAGCTGACCGTGTTCGATGAATATGCCGATAAGAAGATACCTAATATTAATGAGCCCATCGAGAATGTGCTATATATGCCGCAGGATCATTTGCAGGGTCCCATTTTGATATTTGAGCGCGAGAATGTTGATGCCAAACTGGATTTGCCCACCGTTGAGGATTACTTTTTGGATCTGGTCTATCGCATCGAGATCATCTTCAGCGACAAATGCAATCCCAATGAGCCGGACTTTACGCTCGAGCTATCGAATCGCTACAACTACGATCAGCTAACTAATGCTGTCGCCGAGCGCCTCAACACGGATCCCCAGAAGCTCCAGTTCTTCATGTGCATCAGCAACTACAAAGAAACCGCCGGCAATGCTGTGCCCTACACCTACAAG GGTACCATTAAGGATCTGTTATCGTACACAAAGCAGAGCACGCCGAAACGTATCTTCTACCAGAGACTGTCCCTGAGCATACACGAACTGGATAACAAGAAGCTATTCAAGTGCATTTGGGTTTCCAATGACCTGAAGGAGGAGAAGGAGCTGGTGCTGTATCCGAACAAAAATGATACAGTCAAGGGACTACTGGATGAGGCTGCCAAGACAATAACATTTGCCGAGAATAGCCGCAAGAAGCTGCGCCTCTTGAAGGTGGGCAATCACAAGATTGTCGCCATATGCAAGGATGATATACCGCTAGAGACGCTGATGAAGACAAACGAGTCGATAACAACCACACAGGGCACACAGAAAATCTATCGCATCGAAGAGATACCCGCCGAGGAGTCACAGCTGGCCGAGAACGAGCTCCTCATCCCGGTGGCCCATTTCAGCAAAGAGCTATACAATTCCTTCGGTGTCCCGTTCCTCACAAAGGCGCGACACGGCGAACCGTACGGGGCGCTCAAGCAGCGCATACAGAAGCGCCTCAATGTGCCCGACAAGGAGTGGGAGAACTATAAGTTCGCCGTTATCACCATGGGCCATACCATTGACGTGAACGACAATACGTCCATTGATCTCGAGGTATATCGGACATGGACTGGCGGCCAGTTGCCGTTCTTTGGGCTCGACCACATCAACAAATCGCGCAAGCGCAGCTCACTCAATTTCTCCGAGAAGGCAATCAAAATCTACAACTAA
- the Ost48 gene encoding dolichyl-diphosphooligosaccharide--protein glycosyltransferase 48 kDa subunit has protein sequence MWKLLIIAIFAINNCNAVLESDANTLVLLDNLAIRETHSIFFKTLQDRGFKLTYKLADDSGLLLSRYGEYLYKNLIIFAPSVEEFGGDISVERLAQFVDDGGNVLVAGSEKSGDALREFASECGFELDEENAAVIDHLHYDVSDAGDHTTILTSARNLVDAASVVGSENRQANAAPLLYRGTGLIADKENPLVLKLLTAESSAYSYNPDSSVSDYPHAVGRGTLLIAALQARNNARVVFSGSLHFFADETFTMAVQYAQTGAFHKQAGNRAVAEAISKWVFGESGRLRVASVRHHKEGESQPPEQAYTITDPVVYTIDIEELVLGNWQPFKANDIQLEFVRIDPFVRAFLKQTSSGSYEARFKIPDVYGVYQFKVDYNRIGYTHLYNTTQVSVRPLEHTQYERFIPSAFPYYTSAFSMMIGVFVFSFVFLHFKEDATAGKSAKDDKKTQ, from the exons ATGTGGAAACTTCTAATAATTGCGATTTTCgcaataaataattgcaatgCTGTGCTTGAAAGCGATGCCAATACTCTGGTGCTGTTGGACAATTTAGCTATTCGTGAAACGCATTCAATTTTCTTCAAAACATTGCAAG ATCGCGGATTTAAGCTGACCTATAAGCTAGCGGACGACTCCGGTCTGTTGCTCTCTCGCTATGGCGAATATCTATACAAGAATCTAATTATCTTCGCGCCCAGCGTCGAGGAATTCGGCGGTGACATCAGCGTGGAGCGTCTGGCACAATTCGTGGACGACGGCGGCAATGTTCTGGTTGCGGGCAGCGAGAAATCCGGTGATGCACTGCGTGAATTCGCCTCTGAGTGCGGCTTCGAGCTGGACGAGGAAAATGCTGCCGTCATCGATCACTTGCACTACGATGTGAGCGATGCGGGCGACCATACAACTATTCTCACTTCGGCCCGGAATCTGGTTGATGCGGCGAGCGTGGTGGGTAGCGAGAATCGTCAGGCGAATGCGGCGCCGCTGCTATATCGCGGCACGGGACTTATTGCGGACAAGGAGAATCCTTTGGTCTTGAAGCTGCTGACGGCGGAAAGCAGCGCCTACAGCTACAATCCCGACTCCAGCGTTTCAGACTATCCGCATGCTGTGGGCCGCGGCACGCTGCTAATTGCCGCTCTGCAGGCACGCAACAATGCACGCGTCGTCTTCTCCGGCTCGCTGCACTTCTTTGCCGATGAGACCTTCACCATGGCCGTGCAGTATGCGCAGACCGGCGCCTTCCACAAACAGGCTGGCAATCGGGCGGTCGCCGAAGCCATTAGCAAATGGGTGTTTGGCGAAAGCGGCAGACTGCGTGTGGCTTCTGTGCGGCACCACAAGGAGGGTGAAAGTCAGCCGCCAGAGCAGGCATACACCATTACAGATCCCGTGGTCTATACGATTGACATTGAGGAGCTGGTGCTGGGCAATTGGCAGCCGTTCAAAGCCAACGATATTCAGCTGGAGTTTGTGCGCATCGATCCGTTTGTGCGCGCATTCCTCAAGCAGacgagcagcggcagctacgAGGCCAGATTCAAGATACCCGACGTCTATGGTGTCTATCAGTTCAAGGTCGACTACAATCGCATCGGCTATACGCATCTGTACAACACGACCCAAGTGTCGGTGCGTCCACTGGAGCACACACAATACGAACGATTCATACCCAGCGCATTCCCCTACTACACCAGCGCCTTCTCCATGATGATTGGCGTCTTTGTCTTCTCGTTTGTCTTTTTGCACTTCAAGGAGGATGCCACCGCCGGCAAATCCGCCAAGGACGACAAAAAGACTCAATAG